One genomic window of Bradyrhizobium sp. CCGE-LA001 includes the following:
- a CDS encoding hydroxyacid dehydrogenase codes for MKVLLAHTPEMRRNYYGDRSLNGLRAAAEVILHEGGDALDAAGLVRAANDVDIIVADRMTEGRGEIFAQLPRLRAFVRCAVDIRNVNVEEASKSGVLVTRAGPGFVQAVAELALGFMVDLSRGVSRTTADYQAGRKAEARMGRQLAGSRIGIIGYGSIGRYLAEVVKVLRMEVLVADPFATVDDAAIRQVGLDELLAASDYVVCLAVANEQTENLIGEAALARMQKHAVFINLSRGNLVDEAALARALREGRIAGAAMDVGRAPDQMPTPELARLPNVVATPHVGGLTPQAIEYQSLETVRQVEAIVRGEVPQGAVNADRWTRRP; via the coding sequence GTGAAAGTCCTGCTCGCCCATACGCCCGAGATGCGGCGCAACTACTATGGCGATCGCAGCCTGAACGGCCTGCGCGCGGCCGCCGAGGTGATCCTGCACGAGGGCGGCGATGCGCTCGACGCCGCCGGCCTCGTGCGCGCGGCGAACGACGTCGACATCATCGTCGCCGACCGCATGACGGAAGGGCGCGGCGAGATTTTTGCGCAGTTGCCGCGTTTGCGGGCGTTCGTCCGTTGCGCGGTCGACATCCGCAACGTCAATGTGGAAGAGGCGTCGAAGTCTGGCGTGCTCGTCACCCGCGCCGGGCCCGGCTTCGTGCAAGCGGTGGCCGAGCTCGCGCTCGGCTTCATGGTCGATCTCTCCCGCGGCGTGTCGCGCACCACGGCCGACTATCAGGCCGGCCGCAAGGCGGAAGCGCGGATGGGCCGTCAGCTCGCCGGCAGCAGAATCGGCATCATCGGCTATGGCAGCATCGGGCGCTATCTCGCCGAGGTGGTGAAGGTGCTGCGCATGGAGGTGCTGGTCGCCGATCCCTTCGCAACCGTCGACGATGCCGCAATCCGGCAGGTCGGTCTCGACGAGCTGCTTGCCGCATCGGACTACGTCGTCTGCCTTGCGGTGGCGAACGAGCAGACCGAGAATCTGATCGGCGAGGCGGCGCTGGCACGGATGCAGAAGCATGCCGTCTTCATCAATCTCTCGCGCGGCAATCTCGTGGATGAAGCCGCGCTGGCGCGGGCGCTGCGGGAAGGCCGCATCGCCGGCGCGGCGATGGACGTCGGCCGTGCGCCCGACCAGATGCCGACGCCGGAGCTGGCCAGGCTGCCCAACGTCGTCGCGACGCCTCATGTCGGCGGGCTGACGCCGCAGGCGATCGAATATCAGTCGCTGGAAACTGTGCGGCAGGTCGAGGCGATCGTCAGAGGCGAGGTCCCGCAAGGCGCCGTCAACGCCGACCGCTGGACACGGCGGCCCTAA
- a CDS encoding ABC transporter substrate-binding protein — MTRSRSATYIALTIALLASAMLPAKSEEAGVSDDAILFGQAAALEGPSSALGQRMRQGIVAAFTEINAKGGVHGRKLQLISRDDGYDPDRSVAQTLQLIEGDKVFALIGAVGTPTAMATIPITSARNVPFIGPFSGAEFLRDLELPNVVNIRASYGAEAEAWIKHLTEDRKFTRIGIFYQDDSFGRDGLAGVKRALAERGLELAAEGTFERNTRAVVQAWRMIKRADPEAIVMVGTYGPCAEFIKLAHRSGARPTFVNISFVGANALAAELGPEGEGVIVSQVVPSPWDRSLKLVADYQAAQTAFDPTLAPDFVSLEGYLSGRLAAAALDKAGPNPTRAGLLRTINDVGRFDISGTTVTVGMRMLDTRPKVFLTVIQKDGTFKAVDRL; from the coding sequence ATGACACGATCGCGATCCGCGACCTATATCGCTTTGACCATCGCCTTGCTCGCCTCAGCGATGTTGCCGGCCAAGTCCGAGGAGGCCGGTGTCAGCGACGACGCGATCCTGTTCGGCCAGGCCGCCGCGCTCGAGGGCCCCTCCTCCGCACTCGGACAGCGGATGCGGCAGGGCATTGTCGCGGCGTTCACCGAGATCAATGCCAAGGGCGGCGTCCACGGCCGCAAGCTTCAGCTCATCAGCCGTGACGACGGCTACGACCCCGACCGTTCCGTGGCGCAGACGCTGCAGCTGATCGAGGGCGACAAGGTATTCGCGCTGATCGGCGCGGTCGGCACGCCGACCGCGATGGCGACCATTCCGATCACCAGCGCCCGAAACGTGCCCTTCATCGGCCCGTTCAGCGGCGCCGAGTTCCTGCGCGACCTCGAGCTTCCGAATGTCGTCAACATTCGCGCGAGCTACGGCGCCGAAGCCGAGGCGTGGATCAAGCATCTCACCGAGGATCGCAAGTTCACCCGCATCGGGATCTTCTACCAGGACGATTCGTTCGGCCGCGACGGTCTTGCCGGCGTGAAGCGTGCGCTCGCCGAACGCGGCCTCGAACTCGCCGCCGAAGGCACCTTCGAGCGCAACACCCGCGCGGTCGTCCAGGCCTGGCGCATGATCAAGCGTGCCGACCCCGAGGCCATCGTCATGGTCGGGACCTACGGTCCCTGCGCGGAGTTCATCAAGCTCGCCCATCGCAGCGGCGCGCGTCCGACCTTCGTCAACATCTCCTTCGTCGGCGCTAACGCGCTCGCCGCGGAGCTCGGCCCCGAGGGCGAAGGCGTCATCGTCTCTCAGGTCGTGCCGTCGCCCTGGGACCGCTCGCTCAAGCTCGTCGCCGACTACCAGGCGGCGCAGACGGCGTTCGATCCGACGCTTGCGCCGGATTTCGTGTCGCTCGAAGGCTATCTCTCCGGCCGTCTCGCAGCCGCCGCGCTGGACAAAGCCGGACCGAATCCGACGCGCGCGGGCCTGCTGCGCACCATCAACGATGTCGGCCGCTTCGATATCAGCGGCACCACTGTCACCGTCGGCATGCGCATGCTCGACACGCGGCCGAAGGTGTTTCTGACGGTGATCCAAAAGGACGGGACGTTCAAGGCTGTGGACCGGCTTTAG